The Wolbachia endosymbiont of Oedothorax gibbosus region AACTATTCCATAAGTTATCTGATGGTTTTGCAAGAATTCAGAGAAATTGACTTGTCCTGTATATCCATAAAGCAGCGACATTCCATATAGCATAATGCAGGAAGATAGTGCACTAAGTGTAAAATATTTCACTCCTGCTTCACATGAATAAGCTGAATCTTTATTAAAGCTCGCAAGAACATACAAAGATATACTCATCAACTCAAAAGCTAAATAGAAAGAGATTAAACTATTTGCTGAAACCAAAGTTATCATGCCAAACAGCGCAAAAAGAATCAGTATTGAAAATTCATATTTATAGTCATATTTTGATAAATTCAGCAGCAAAAGTATTAAAATTCCTGTGCTGAGAATTAACCCTTGGGCTGACCTGATGTATAAGTTGAGTTTTAACAACGAATTAAAGAGAAAAATTTCATTGTTTTCTACCGAAAGAATTAAAATAATCAAAGTTACTGCTGTGCAGCCAAGTGCTAATAAGTTGATAGTTCGGCGGTTAAATATAATCCCAAGCAGCAGCAACACTAACGAGGAGATAATAGAGAACGTTTCCGGCAATATCTGTATATAATTCATAGCGCATTATATTTGACTAACAAGCTTGCCATACATGGCTTCAAATAATTCAGTGCAAGGGTTGGGTAGAATCCAAGCAAAATAACAAACACTGCAAGCAGAATTAAGACAGAAAATTCTATGCTATCCAAGCGGTTGTTTAATAATTTAGAATAGCTAATCCCCCATATTATTTGCTTACATAAATTCAGCATATAAACTGCGCTTAAAATAGTGCCAAGTGCGATAAATCCTGTAAAAAACCCTATGCTCTTAAACATTCCAATCATAGCCAAAAACTCACCTGCGAACCCAGATGTTCCAGGTAGCCCTATTGAAGCCATTGAAAATAAAATGAACATAAAACCAAATTTTGGCATTGTGTTTACTATGCCAAAATACTTTGCAATCTCCAAAGTTCCAGTTCGAGTATATAGCATTCCAACACATAAAAATAAAGCAGCAGAGATAAGGCCATGACTGATCATTTGAAATATGCTACCCAGTACTCCTTCCTCACAAAATGAAAAGAGGCCAGCAGTAACGATCCCCATATGTGCTATTGAAGAATAAGCTATTAACTTCTTTATATCATCTTGAGCAAACGCAACTAGCGAAGCATATATCACCGCAATAATGCTCAGCACAACAACGAAATTTGAAAAATACAAACTTGCCTGAGGAAGCATTGGAATAGAAAACCTTAAAAATCCATATCCCCCCATTTTAATAAGCAAGCCAGCTAAAATCACAGATCCAGAAGTTGGTGATTGCACATGTGCATCAGGAAGCCAAGTGTGAAATGGAAACATTGGAACTTTTATTGCAAAGGAAATAAAAAATGCAATCCACAGCAATGACTGCACTTCAAGATCAAGGCTTGGCACTAATGTGGCTAATTTTTGTATATTAAACGTCCCAAAAATGCTATAGATGTATACTAACCCAAGTAGAAATAATAATGAGCCAGTTAATGTATAAAGAAACAACTTAAACGTCGCATATATCCTTTGCTTTCCTCCCCAAATGCCAATAATAAAGAACATTGGTATTAAAACAGCTTCAAAAAACACATAGAAGCTTATAGCATCCAGTGAAACGAAAAAACCGACTACAAAACTCTCAAGAAGCAAAAATAGCGCCATATACGATTTGAGGTTTGTATAACTCATTTTGCAGTTATAGAGTATACAAATTACAAACAAGAAAGTTGTCAGCAGAAGGAAAAGCAGCGATATACCATCCACCCCTATTCCTACATTCTTGATTGGATAGCTGACAAACTGAAAGTCTGCATTGTTATAATCAAATCCTATACAAGCTACAATGCTAAGCAAAAATGGAAGTATAGCAAAAAATAGGGCAAGGAATCTTAGGTGTATAGATTGATGGTTAATCCTGATCGAGGATAAAATTAACGCTCCTATCAGTGGAAGCAAGAATATACTAAGTAACAACACCTTCTATTTAATTCCAATAATATACAAAGCACCAATTATTAAAGTAACAAACATAACAAATGCATAATCAAATATATAACCAGTTTGTAACTTTATAGAACTTTTTGAACATTCATTAACCAACCTTACAACACCATTTGGTCCAAATGAATCAATAGCCTTAACATCAAACTTCCATAGAAGCCTAGATATAAACCTTATCGGTGCAATTATAACAAACTCATACACCTCATCAAAGTACCATTTATTCTGCAAAAACTTAAGTAAAAATTTACTCTTAATTTGCCTAATTACTTGATATTGGTAAATTAGGTACGCAAGTGCTATTCCACTTAGGCTTGCTAAGGTTGGCAGCAGTTTCATAAAAAAATTATGAACTCCATGCTCATCAATCATCATTAAACTTGATTTCCAAAACGCATTACTAGTTATGTTCAAAATATTTGCTCCCCATATCCCAGAAAATACTGATCCAAAAGCAAGTATCAGTAATGGTATAAGCATAATCTTTGGTGCCTCATGTATATTAATTTTACTTTGTTTTTGGCTATGGAACACAAGAAGCAACAACCTCCAAGAGTAAAAGGCTGTGAAGAATGCAACAACTAAGCTTATTACAAAAGCAAAGCTATCCGTGCTATAAGCATGTTCAATTATCAAATCCTTTGAGTAAAAACCTGCAAATGGAAATATTCCAGAAAGCGCAAGAGACCCAATCCACATGAGAGTGTAAGTGCAAGGGATTTTCTTCCAGCAATTTCCCATTTTCTGAATGTTTTGCTCATGATGCATTGCATGAATTACATTGCCAGCACCAAGAAATAGTAGAGCTTTAAAAAAAGCGTGTGTCATTAAATGAAAAATAGCAACATTGTAAGCAGAAAGCCCACATGCCATGAACATATAACCAAGTTGACTGCAGGTTGAATAAGCAATTATCTTCTTTATATCGTTCTGAGTAATCGCAACGGTGGCTGCAAAAAAAGCAGTGAGCGCACCAACAATAACTATTAATTCCCTTGCAATATTTGATAATTCAAAGAGTGGTGAACATTTTGCTATTAAAAATATACCTGCTGTTACCATCGTTGCTGCGTGAATGAGTGCAGAAACAGGGGTTGGCCCTTCCATTGCATCTGGCAACCAAACATGTAAACCAAGCTGTGCAGATTTACCCATACAGCCAATAAAAAGTAATATGCATATTATATGAATTATTTTAAATTCACAGCAGAATGCCCTAATGTTTTGCGCACCAAGAAGATCAGCTGTGTCAAAAACTTCAGTAAATTTCAAAGAGTGAAATGTATAATAAACGAGAAAGATCCCAATCAATAGTGCAAAGTCTCCTACCCTATTTACAACAAATGCTTTAATTGCTGCATTATTTGCAGAATATTTTTGGAACCAAAATCCTATGAGTAAATAAGAACATAGGCCAACCCCTTCCCAGCCAAAAAAAAGCTGCACGAAATTATCGCTTACAACCAGCACAATCATGCAAAATGTGAACAGCGATAGGTAAGAAAAAAACCTCGACTTCCCTTTATCATGCTCCATATAACCGATAGAATAGAGGTGGACTACCAGCGAAACGGTGGTAATAACAATAAGCATTAAGGATGAGAGAGCATCTACACTAATTGCCCAATTTACTTTTAATACACTTAATGAAAATAAAGGAAATAAACTCAAGTGATAATTTTCAGAGAAGGTGAGAAAAACATACCAAGATAAAGCTGCAGATATTCCAATCCCTGCCGTTGTAATTAACTGACCAAAAACATCTTTTCTAAAAAGTGCTGCAAATAGTGAACCAAAAAGTGGCAAAAATACTATTAATTTCAGTATATCCATCATTCTTTCATTAAATTTGCTTGTTCAACGTCTATATTGCCACGGCTTCTATAATATACAACCAATATTGCAAGCCCAACTCCTGACTCTGCTGCCGCAACAGTCAACACAAACATCACAAAAATTTGCCCAACTATATCATTCATAAAGGCAGAAAAAGCAACTAGATTGATGTTAATCGCCAACAATAATATTTCTATTGATAACAATATATTGATTATGCTCTTACGGTTGATGAAAATACCGCATACCCCAATAGTGAACAAAACAGCAGCAACTATCAAAAAATGATTTAATCCTATTTCCATTCTACTCCTTTTCCAAATTTAGCCTTAACCAATTTTACAGATGAAGATTGTGTCAATTGTTTTAATACATTCTGTTTTTTAACTTCTTTTTTCTTGTCCTGCAGAGTAAGAGCAATTGCACCGACAATTGCAACAAGCAGTAGAATACCAGAAAGATGAAAAGCGTACATGTAGTCAGTGTAGAGCAAATTACCGATAGCTTCCACGTTATTAGTATTATAGTTTATAACATTGCTTATATTCGGTGCTGAGCTGCGGATTACAAAGCTGATGACTAGAAAAAACACAACACATAATATAGCACCAAGAGTGAAATGCTTCGCAAAACCCTGGCGCAACCTTATATCGAGCATCATAACTACAAAGAGGAATAACACTGCAACTGCACCGATGTATACTATCAGCACCATCATAGCAATGAATTCAGCTCCAAGGAGAATGAAAAGCACTGCAGAGTTAACGAAGGTGAAAATTAAAAATAATACTGCATGCACAGGATTCCTTACGCTAATCACGCATACAGCAGATAAAATGCTAAGAATTGCGAAAAAATAAAAGAAAAAAGGCATCGATACTTTAACTGCAACAACAATTACTAATTTAAAGTGACTATTGTTGTAAAGTCAATACTAAATGCCTACCTTATGGATGAACTTGCGATTGTGATTTTAAACACTCAGGAGTAAGGACATTAGACTTCTTGCATAACCCAAACTAAGTAGAAAAAAGGTATCATCCAAGTAGCCTCCTTCTCCTGTCATCCAAGTAGCGTGACTACTTGGATCTAAATTTTTTTATATGAAACCATTATACTTGTAGGCTCAAGTTCCTCACATAGTGAACAAAAAAGTAAATGAGATCCCAGTGTCACGCACTGGGATGACATGGTGAGGTGTCATCCAACTTCCCCTGTCATCCAAGTAGCCCTCATCCCAGTGCCCCCTGTAATGTCATCCAAGTAGCTGACACTGGGATCTAGCAAGCTTTGCTTGCAAATAAGTCTAATACGCGTCGCGTTTTATGCCAAAACACAATTGGAGTTACATGCAAAATAGATCCCAGTGTCAGCTACTTGGATGACAGGAAGAGGGCTACTCGGATGACAAAAAAAGGAGCACTGGCATGACAGCAGTCCTACGTCATACCGCCGCGGTATCTCTTAACATAGATCCCGCTAACACGTAGCAGAATGACGAATTGCTTAACCGTCATACCGCGATTCATTCGCGGTATCTCATCCGCTAACAAGAGATCCCGCTAACACGTAGCGGGATGACGAATTACTTAACCATCATCTACACCGTCATACCGCCGCAGACCGTCATACCGCGATTCATTCGCGGTATCTCCCAGCATAGATCCCCTACTATACCTTAACATAGATCCCGCTAACAAGCAGCGGGATGACGAATTACTTAACCATCATCTACACCGTCATACCGCGATTCATTCGCGGTATCTCTAGATCCCGCTAGCACGTAGCAGGATGACGAATTATTTAACCGTCATACCGCGGTTCATTCGCGGTATCTCTTAGCCGCTAACAAGCAGCGGGATGATGGTTGTTGTTTAGCTATAAATGTTAATAAATTTACCAAACGGAAAAAAAGGCAAAAGAAGCCCTAGTCATTGTTTATTTTCAGTATCGGCGTTCTTTAAGTCTTAAACACTGCAATTTAGCTGCTTTTAAACGCAACTAACTTAAGCTATAAATGTTTAAGAAATTTACCAGCAGAAAAAAAAGACAAAGAATCCCCGGAGTAGCTAGTTATTCCACTCTTTATTTTAAAATTTGACGTTGGGTGATGTCTTAAACGCTTTATAAGCGCTTTTCAGCTTATGTGGGTAAAAACCCAAAATTTTTATAAAGACATAGTATGCACATAGTGCAAAAATTAAACAATAGTACGCCAAATACAAGTCTTCTTGTCATTTTAATCTGCACAGATTGGGAAGTTAAATAATATAGCTTCAGTTTCATGATAAGGGGGCTGGCAAGGCTTGTCAAGTAAGTTTTTTTTCTATTCCCAATAAAAGTTTGTTATATGGTTATGCAAGAAGTCTATTGTATGTTTACATTCTGCATTAAAGCTTTCAGTTAAGAACATATCCATCCACCGCCAATTACTTGCTCATCTTTATACGCTACACAGGCTTGACCTGGACTGATGCCAAAGTAATCGTCGTTTAAAATTACACAGGCTTTATTTTTTTCGTCAATTGAATGTATTGTTGCTAAACTTCCCGCATGTGATGATCTCAGCTTCACAGTTACTTCCATACCTTCCTTTGGTTGTTCTAACCAATTTAACTCTTTGATCAATATTTTTTTTTGCATTAATGCGTTGATCGGACCTACTATAACCTCATTATTCTCTGTATTAATTTTTATTACGTAAAGAGGCTCATTGTGTGCGATGCAGAGGCCTCTTCTTTGCCCTACTGTAAAATTTACTATGCCACTGTGCTCACCTAACACTTTTCCATTTACATCCACAATTCTGCCTTTCTGTACGGATTGTGGAGCTAATTTAGCTATTGTTTTACTATAGCTTTCGGAAACAAAGCATATATCTTGACTGTCCGGCTTTTCAGAAATTTGTAAGCTGAAATATTTTGCTAATTTTCTTATATCACTTTTATAGAACCCACCTAGTGGAAATCGCAAAAGCTTTAACTGCTCCTTAGTAGTTGCAAACAGAAAATAGCTTTGATCTTTACTTTTATCAATGCTTCTGCACAACTTTACCTCACCATTTTTTTCTAATCTTCTCACGTAATGTCCTGTTACAAGCACATCCGCACCAAGATTTTTTGTAACTTGCAATAGATCACGAAATTTTACCGTTTGGTTACATCTCACGCATGGTATGGGAGTTTCCCCACGCATATAGGTACTTGCAAAATCCTCTATTACTTCCTTTTTAAATATTTCCTCGTAGTTTAAAATATAGTGAGGAAAGCCAACACTTTCAGCCACGCGCTTAGCGTCATAAATATCCTGTCCAGCGCAGCATGCACCCTTTCTTGCACCGTCGGTGCCATAGAGTTGAAGAGTTACACCTATCACCTGATACCCAAGGTTATGTAGCAGTGCTGCAGCAACGGAACTATCAACTCCCCCGGACATTGCAACAATAGCCCTGGTCTGATGCGGAGCTTTATCTTTTAACAAAGGTTCAATTTCAAATTCTTTTAGCATATAATTTATAAACACAAACTTGGTGTCAAGCACTGGAATCCAGTTTCTATTACACAATTTCATCGAAACAGCATACTTATTTGTAGTCAAGTTCCAGTGTCACGCTACTTGGATGATACCCTTTCCTGCTAGAAGTTGCCTTCAAATTACTTGGTGCGTGACACTGGGATCTCATTTATATTACATAATTCCATCAAAATAATTCGATACACTACCTTCAAAAACAATTTAATCTTGCTTGAATAAAACATGGCCAAAATAATCCATGTTTTCAAGCACTTTTCCGCTACCTAGAGCAACACAACAAAGTGGGTCATCTGCAACACGAACTGGTAGTTTTGTTGTTTCACTGATAACTTTACCTAAGTTACGCAATAATCCACCACCACCAGATAAAATTATTCCTCTATCGACTATATCAGAAGAAAGTTCAGGTGGAGTGCTCTCCAGTGCAGTCCTAATAGCAGAAATTATCTGATGTACAGGCTCTATTAAACTCTCTGCAACTTGGTATTCTGATAAAAGCATTTCTTTTGGCATGCCACTTACTAAATCCCTGCCTTTAATTATCATTCCCTCTTTGTTATTTTCACCTGGCAGACTGGCTGAACCTATGCTTTTCTTAATTTTCTCAGCGGTTGTTTCACCGATTAATAACTTATGATTTTCACGAATATATGATTTTATTGCTTCATCCATAATATCGCCACCTACTCTGGCAGAACGTGAATAAACAATTCCACCTAAAGAAATAATTGCAACTTCAGTTGTACCGCCTCCTATATCAACAATCATAGAACCTTCAGGTTCGGTAACTGGAAGTCCAGCTCCAATTGCTGCAGCCATTGGTTCTTCAATTAAGAATACTTCATTTGCACCAGCACTTTCTGCTGCATCTTGTATAGCACGCCTTTCAACTGGCGTGGATCCAGATGGAACGCATATGATAATATTAGGTTTATTAACAGTGAATTTTGTGTTTGCACTGCGTATGAAATATTTTAGCATTTCTTCCGCACTTTTAAAATCAGCAATAACTCCATCCTTTAAGGGCCTTATCGCCTCTATTTCTCCAGGCGTTTTTCCAAGCATCATTTTAGCTTTTTTACCAAAAGCATAAGGAACATAGCTTCCTTTTTCTTTTATTCTTGCTACAACTGAAGGCTCATCAAGCACTATTCCCTGATTTTTCTGATAAACTAAAGTGTTTGCAGTGCCAAGATCTATAGCAATATCGCTAGCGAATAAACCTTTGAAAGTGAAAAGGCTACAAAACTTTCCGGTTAATTTTCGAACAAAATTCATACGCAACTCAAGAAAATCATTTATTAAGACAAATTATACTTTCCAGATAAGTAGCTAATGCAGCACTCAACGTCTAAACCCTTACCTGTTACTTTTTTTAGCAGTTCCAGGCCACACTTTGCACTGTATATATTTTGAGATAACCAACTGATAAGTAAACTAAAATCTCCTTTTATTATAGCATCTAAAGATTCGTAATGATTCTTTTTAATGAAAGAGAAAATCTGCGCAGCAGTAATTAAAGCTATAATTTTAACAGGAAAATAGCCCATAACACCACTTACCCAATATTCATCTTGAAAATAAGTGTTTAGCTCATTTTCAGCTTTTACTGGAATTTTATAGTGCTTCATACCTTCCAGCCACGCATCATGCAGGTCTTTGACTTCCAATGTACCATTTATTATATCTTGTTCTAACCTAGTTCTCAACATAATATGAGCTAACAGACTAAATTCATCTGCATTTTTTAAAAAGAAGAAAGGTTTATTTCATTGAAAATCAAGTACAAATTTTCAACACTGCTAACTTTCTCGTTAGTTTTGCCTTTTATAGCAAATTTCTCTTTTATGTGTGGTTGAATGAACTCAATAAATTCTCTGGATGTTCCAATCATCCTTTCCATGAATAACCCTTGAGTTTCATACATAACATGTCTCGTAATTGGACTACTTATAGAATTTTGCGCTAAACATTTTTGATAAATTACATAACCACTATGCCGTAAAAGAGAAAATAAACCATAACAAAAATCAGATTCATCATAATCTGTAGGGCAGTAATAAGAAGTACGAACCTCATGCAGTGCAACGCCCATTTGCTGTAAACATAACGAGCCAAGTTCAACCTGCTTCTGAGTAGCAACTTTTTGTATATTAGTAACCTTATCCTTTTTCTGCTTTTCAATTATTTTATCTACATTTCCACTAAAGAATTTGCCTACCTTGGGAAATATTTCCTTTATATTCTTTTCTGTGATATCAGAGTCATAGTCAGCAAGCAGTGAGTCGTATTTCGAGCATTTTAATTGCTGCGATTTTATAGAAGCTACTTCGCGAATGAGTGTGATTAAATCAGCAAAACGTTCTTTTAGTCTTTCCAAATTACTGGTTTCAGAATTGGTTAGCCTCCATAAACTTTGGCATTCAACTTTAGCTTTGGACAAAGATTTTACTAAATCAATAGGAACAGCACTGTTGCTCTTATGTATTCTCTCTATTAACTTTAGCTGCTGAGTATTTGCACTTTTTTTGTTACCAAGAGCATCTGCTAATGATTCCTTTATTACGTCATGAGAGATAATTTCATGTCTGATTTCTTCTAGAAGACCCATTTGTTCAACTTTGTCCTCTGCATTCAATTGGCTTTGGTTTAGTACTTTTAGCGTATTTTCGATATTCTTTACCCTATGTAATACTCCCTCTAAAAACTTATAAGATTTCATAATTTGTTCATTATTTTAGAAAACATCTGTTTAACATCGTAATAGATTAATAATAAAGTTAAAAGTATATTTGCTTAAAGTACAATAAAAAATTGCACATTTTATTCCTTATATTGGATTTTTCTACTCAGAGTCCAGCACATATTATAAGAAAATTAATTGTAAGGTTGTAGAAAAAGTATTTAGTATTTTATTTCTCTTGACTATATTACAATATGGGGAGATATTAGGTACTGAAATTAAAGTTACGCACTATTTTAAAATTTATGGAGGTTTAGTAATGTGGAGTAGACTGGTTATAATGTGCTGTTTTTGTTTACTACTTACTGGTGTAAGTTCTTGCCCAAAAAAAGGAGCAAATACAACAAATAAAATGAATTCTGTTGTTAAGCAGATAGGTGATAAAAGAGTTTTCTTTGGTTATGATGAATCTAATATTACTGAAGTAAGTGCAGATGCATTACTTGATGTAATGGAAGTGCTGCAAAACAATCCTGATGCGAAGGTTACTTTAACTGGTCATACTGACAACCGTGGTTCTCATGAATATAATCTTGCGCTAGGCGCTAGAAGAGCAGATGCAGCTAAGAAATTTATGGTTAGTTGTACACCCTACATAGAAAACAGAATAAAAACTGCTTCTAAAGGTGAAACTGAGCCTTTGGTTGATGTAAAAGATGATTCTAGAAATTCTAAATATGAAAAAGAGCATGCTAAAAATCGTAGAGTGGAATTTTCATTTTCTGGAATAAAGAAATAGTTTCTTGCATTAAAACCTGGATCCCAGTGTCAAGCACTGGGATGACATAAAGAAAGGGTACTGGCAAAAAAGGACAAACTTGTCATATTTCGTTGCTTGTTAGCGGGATCTATATATACCACAAATAAGTCGCGGTAAGACGTAAGAGATCTGACCATCAAGAGACATAATGGAATTAGAGTTATTACTTCAAAATGTGGTTAATAGTTTTGCTTTCTATAATAATCAAGTTGCAGTTGCAGTATCAGGTGGTGTAGATAGTATAGTCTTACTGCACTTAATGACTAACTGGGCAAAAAAAAACAAGCTTTCACTTCCTATAGCATTAACAGTAAATCATGGGTTACGTTCAGAGTCTCAAAAAGAAGCTGATTTTGTTGTAAGTTATGCAAAAGAACTTGGAGCAAAAGAATCGTTCATATTAAATTGGGAGAAGCAAAATATTAAAGGCAATATTCAGTTACAGGCACGAAAAGCACGGTATAAGTTACTAGCAGAGTGGTGTAAAAATAATAATGTTAAATATTTACTTGTTGCTCATCACAAAGATGATCAAGCAGAAACGTTCTTATTAAGATTGGAGCGAGGTAGTGGCGTAGATGGATTATCATCAATGGACTACAAGTCTTTCCTAAATGGTATTTATATATTTAGGCCATTGTTAAATTTTAGTCGTAGTGAAATAGAAAAGTACGCTAAGCTTCACCGGTTAAAATGGATTGAAGATAGAAGCAACCACGACTTAAAATACAGGCGAACTTTATACCGTAATTTGCTTAAAGCAAGTGATGATCAGAGGATTTTAACAGAACGAATATGCCTTACAGCCCTTCATATGAAAAGAGCTGCAAAAGCGTTGATGCACTACACACGCCTTGCATTTAATAACTGTGTTAATGTTCATGATCTTGGTTATATTGAAATTAAACTAGGTGAATTTTATCAATTGCCAGAGGAAATAGCCTTGAGAATTCTTCTTTACTCTATAATGGCAATTGCCAGTAAACATTATAAACCAAGGTACAACAGCCTTATCGTAATATTTAATAAAATATTGCAAAAGGATAGTAATGTTAACTGCACACTTTCTGGGTGTAAAATAAGAAAACATGGAGAAAATATCTTAATAATTAGAGAATCGTCAAGGATACAAGAAATTACCGTAAACCTACCTTTAAATGAACCTACTCAATGGGATAACAGATTTAGCTGCACAATACTTGGAAATCAAGAGTGTTCAGTTATCATTGCTCCATTAAAAAAAACACAAAAAGTTCCTGAATTTCTGAAGGATTACAACTGCTGCCCTGAAGTTTTCTACTCTTTACCTGTAGTGCAAAAAGATGGAAAGGTGCTTGCTTATCCTTATGTAAGTCATGATGGAAAAGACATCAATAGTAATAAGGTTCAATTCATTATTAGTTGCATAATACAAAAAAGACTTGTATGATAAATAATGAAGATTTATTTTAGTGAGGTATTATATGAAGATAACTTGGGGGGGTTTTTTAAATTTGTTTTGCTGTGTCTAGCAATCACCGCTTTTATTTACCTTATTTATCTTACGTGGCCTAGCATTAAAGCTACTGCTGCCACTATATCTTTCATGCCTATAGTTATAAAATCTGCCGTAGTAACTTGTGCAGTGGCAGGTACTGCAGCTGTACTTTTTGTGTTTGGAGCAATATGTGTCGCTGTTTATGAGCCAATGAAATCACCTAAAGTAAAAAATGTACCTGAACAGAGAGATGTAACCGGGCAAACAGTAACATTTCAAGTAAAACTTGATGACGTTAAAGATGTAGCTAAACAAAAAGTAACACTTGATGACGTTAAAGATGCAGCTGAACAAAAAGTAACACCTGATGATGTTAAAAAAGTAACACTTGATGATGTTATAGTTTCAGATGAGTTAAAAGAAGACTTGAAAGTGATTTTTGATGGTATGTCAGAAAAAACGAAAGAAAATTTTAAAATATTAGGTTTAACACCAGCGCAAGGCTATCTTTTTCACGGACCTCCTGGAACTGGAAAGACTCTTCTTGCTCGTGCAATCGCAGGTGAAGCTAAGATTAGTTTTTTAAATATTTCGGCCTCTGAGCTTGTTGGAGAGTATGCTAATCAAGGTGTATATCGTGTACAAGACTTTTTTGAAAAAGCAAGAAAGAAGGCTCCCTGTATAGTCTTTATAGATGAAATAGATTCCATAGGTGCAAAGCGCATTTCTGATAGTTCTAGCGTGAGTCAAGATCACAATAAAACTTTAATACAGCTATTGAATGAAATGGATGGTTTTGACTCCAACAAAGGTATAACAGTAATTGCTGCAACTAACCGTCCAGAGGTTTTAGATAAAGCGCTGCTTAGACGTTTCCCTGAGAAAATCAATATTTCTTTACCAGACGTGAGCTCACGAGAGAAGATATTGCGTCTTCAAATGGGAACTGCACCAGCCGAATCAGGCCTAAGCCTTGAAAAAGTTGCAGAAGAAACTGAGGGTTATTCAGGGGATGATCTAAAAAATTTA contains the following coding sequences:
- a CDS encoding NADH-quinone oxidoreductase subunit J, whose translation is MPFFFYFFAILSILSAVCVISVRNPVHAVLFLIFTFVNSAVLFILLGAEFIAMMVLIVYIGAVAVLFLFVVMMLDIRLRQGFAKHFTLGAILCVVFFLVISFVIRSSAPNISNVINYNTNNVEAIGNLLYTDYMYAFHLSGILLLVAIVGAIALTLQDKKKEVKKQNVLKQLTQSSSVKLVKAKFGKGVEWK
- a CDS encoding OmpA family protein, with protein sequence MWSRLVIMCCFCLLLTGVSSCPKKGANTTNKMNSVVKQIGDKRVFFGYDESNITEVSADALLDVMEVLQNNPDAKVTLTGHTDNRGSHEYNLALGARRADAAKKFMVSCTPYIENRIKTASKGETEPLVDVKDDSRNSKYEKEHAKNRRVEFSFSGIKK
- a CDS encoding rod shape-determining protein — translated: MNFVRKLTGKFCSLFTFKGLFASDIAIDLGTANTLVYQKNQGIVLDEPSVVARIKEKGSYVPYAFGKKAKMMLGKTPGEIEAIRPLKDGVIADFKSAEEMLKYFIRSANTKFTVNKPNIIICVPSGSTPVERRAIQDAAESAGANEVFLIEEPMAAAIGAGLPVTEPEGSMIVDIGGGTTEVAIISLGGIVYSRSARVGGDIMDEAIKSYIRENHKLLIGETTAEKIKKSIGSASLPGENNKEGMIIKGRDLVSGMPKEMLLSEYQVAESLIEPVHQIISAIRTALESTPPELSSDIVDRGIILSGGGGLLRNLGKVISETTKLPVRVADDPLCCVALGSGKVLENMDYFGHVLFKQD
- the nuoK gene encoding NADH-quinone oxidoreductase subunit NuoK, with amino-acid sequence MEIGLNHFLIVAAVLFTIGVCGIFINRKSIINILLSIEILLLAININLVAFSAFMNDIVGQIFVMFVLTVAAAESGVGLAILVVYYRSRGNIDVEQANLMKE
- a CDS encoding NuoM family protein translates to MLLLSIFLLPLIGALILSSIRINHQSIHLRFLALFFAILPFLLSIVACIGFDYNNADFQFVSYPIKNVGIGVDGISLLFLLLTTFLFVICILYNCKMSYTNLKSYMALFLLLESFVVGFFVSLDAISFYVFFEAVLIPMFFIIGIWGGKQRIYATFKLFLYTLTGSLLFLLGLVYIYSIFGTFNIQKLATLVPSLDLEVQSLLWIAFFISFAIKVPMFPFHTWLPDAHVQSPTSGSVILAGLLIKMGGYGFLRFSIPMLPQASLYFSNFVVVLSIIAVIYASLVAFAQDDIKKLIAYSSIAHMGIVTAGLFSFCEEGVLGSIFQMISHGLISAALFLCVGMLYTRTGTLEIAKYFGIVNTMPKFGFMFILFSMASIGLPGTSGFAGEFLAMIGMFKSIGFFTGFIALGTILSAVYMLNLCKQIIWGISYSKLLNNRLDSIEFSVLILLAVFVILLGFYPTLALNYLKPCMASLLVKYNAL
- the mnmA gene encoding tRNA 2-thiouridine(34) synthase MnmA, which encodes MLKEFEIEPLLKDKAPHQTRAIVAMSGGVDSSVAAALLHNLGYQVIGVTLQLYGTDGARKGACCAGQDIYDAKRVAESVGFPHYILNYEEIFKKEVIEDFASTYMRGETPIPCVRCNQTVKFRDLLQVTKNLGADVLVTGHYVRRLEKNGEVKLCRSIDKSKDQSYFLFATTKEQLKLLRFPLGGFYKSDIRKLAKYFSLQISEKPDSQDICFVSESYSKTIAKLAPQSVQKGRIVDVNGKVLGEHSGIVNFTVGQRRGLCIAHNEPLYVIKINTENNEVIVGPINALMQKKILIKELNWLEQPKEGMEVTVKLRSSHAGSLATIHSIDEKNKACVILNDDYFGISPGQACVAYKDEQVIGGGWICS
- the nuoL gene encoding NADH-quinone oxidoreductase subunit L, which gives rise to MMDILKLIVFLPLFGSLFAALFRKDVFGQLITTAGIGISAALSWYVFLTFSENYHLSLFPLFSLSVLKVNWAISVDALSSLMLIVITTVSLVVHLYSIGYMEHDKGKSRFFSYLSLFTFCMIVLVVSDNFVQLFFGWEGVGLCSYLLIGFWFQKYSANNAAIKAFVVNRVGDFALLIGIFLVYYTFHSLKFTEVFDTADLLGAQNIRAFCCEFKIIHIICILLFIGCMGKSAQLGLHVWLPDAMEGPTPVSALIHAATMVTAGIFLIAKCSPLFELSNIARELIVIVGALTAFFAATVAITQNDIKKIIAYSTCSQLGYMFMACGLSAYNVAIFHLMTHAFFKALLFLGAGNVIHAMHHEQNIQKMGNCWKKIPCTYTLMWIGSLALSGIFPFAGFYSKDLIIEHAYSTDSFAFVISLVVAFFTAFYSWRLLLLVFHSQKQSKINIHEAPKIMLIPLLILAFGSVFSGIWGANILNITSNAFWKSSLMMIDEHGVHNFFMKLLPTLASLSGIALAYLIYQYQVIRQIKSKFLLKFLQNKWYFDEVYEFVIIAPIRFISRLLWKFDVKAIDSFGPNGVVRLVNECSKSSIKLQTGYIFDYAFVMFVTLIIGALYIIGIK